Proteins encoded in a region of the Scatophagus argus isolate fScaArg1 chromosome 1, fScaArg1.pri, whole genome shotgun sequence genome:
- the mettl21e gene encoding methyltransferase like 21e produces the protein METQQSKAMEETKEEELAKAIMARQFHPSLVGPESWEGYIFSDLEIRIKESTDLYGAVLWPSAMVLCHFLETNQDKHNLMDKNVIELGAGTGLVTIVSSLLGAKVTSTDLPDVLGNLQYNVTRNTKDRCKYIPLVTELIWGQDVEQRFPHATHCFDYILAADVVYAHPYLEELMDTFDYLCQENTQILWAMRFRLDPENSFVDRFQQHFHVEQLYDLPSLSIKLYRAWRKDRRTKERGDAAA, from the exons ATGGAGACTCAACAGTCCAAGGCCATGGAAGAGACCAAAGAAGAAg AACTAGCCAAAGCCATAATGGCACGGCAGTTCCACCCCTCTCTTGTTGGACCTGAGTCCTGGGAGGGATACATCTTTTCTGATCTGGAGATCCGTATCAAAGAGTCCACGGACCTCTATGGAGCTGTCCTCTGGCCCTCT GCGATGGTGTTGTGTCATTTCCTAGAGACcaaccaagacaaacacaacctgATGGACAAAAATGTGATTGAACTCGGTGCTGGAACTGGACTCGTCACCATTGTATCCAGCCTGTTAG GCGCTAAGGTGACCTCAACTGACCTGCCAGATGTGCTGGGGAACCTTCAGTACAATGTTACGCGCAACACCAAGGACCGCTGCAAGTACATCCCTCTT GTCACAGAGCTTATTTGGGGTCAGGACGTGGAGCAGCGTTTCCCTCATGCTACACATTGTTTCGACTACATCCTGGCAGCTGACGTGGTGTACGCCCATCCTTACCTGGAAGAGCTGATGGACACCTTTGACTACCTGTgccaggaaaacacacagatccTGTGGGCCATGCGCTTTCGCCTGGACCCAGAGAACAGCTTTGTGGATCGCTTTCAGCAGCACTTCCACGTAGAGCAGCTGTATGACCTCCCCAGTCTGAGTATCAAACTATACCGAGCCTGGAGGAAGGACAGGAGGACCAAGGAGAGAGGAGACGCTGCTGCCTGA
- the LOC124059953 gene encoding uncharacterized protein LOC124059953, giving the protein MDTLSSYFVEESNYMRNREEEEEEEEEEEEEEEEEEEEEEGVEGDEDEDDTEKGKDDSAIQKQQRPAWAPCFFYRVDKQVYHYVGHKIVIEEGLDSYAGMIWPAAVALCQYLDTHGQQLNLVDKAVLEIGAGTGLVSTVATLLGAWVTATDLPVVLNNLRVNLSRNTRGRCRHTPQVAALSWGHDLEHTYPASVYHYDYVLAADVVYHHDFLDELLFTMKYFCRPGTTVIWANKVRFESDLTFTENFKKAFHTSLLAEDGEMKIFMATCREEGDVGMEIQDRLIETEDGKTEEAEEEEGKEEKKNDNDATEEPHMSESERGDNLTHESDEKKETEEIKVLRDDDYKEDEENKPEINHSSCSSSCEDITRQTAVQQDRVPTWVPSINSSFCKDVYHYAGQDIVIYESIDSFGAVMWPAALALCSFLDNNRHTVNMQGKEVLELGAGTGLVTIVASLLGASVTATDLPEVLSNLRANVMRNTRGRCRHTPQVAALSWGHDLEHTYPASVYHYDYVLAADVVYHHDFLDELLFTMKYFCRPGTTVIWANKVRFESDLTFTENFKKAFHTSLLAEDGEMKIFMATCR; this is encoded by the exons ATGGATACTTTGTCTTCATACTTTGTGGAAGAATCTAATTAcatgagaaacagagaggaggaagaggaggaagaggaggaggaggaggaggaggaagaggaggaggaagaggaggaggaaggggttgaaggagatgaggatgaagacgatacagaaaagggaaaag ATGATTCAGCCATCCAGAAGCAACAGAGGCCAGCCTGGGCTCCATGTTTCTTCTACAGAGTGGATAAGCAGGTGTACCACTATGTCGGACACAAGATCGTCATTGAAGAGGGTCTGGACTCCTATGCAGGCATGATATGGCCGGCG GCTGTGGCCCTCTGTCAATACCTGGACACCCATGGTCAGCAGCTGAATCTCGTGGACAAGGCAGTCCTGGAGATCGGGGCAGGAACTGGCCTCGTGTCTACTGTAGCAACGCTCCTTG GCGCCTGGGTGACTGCCACAGACCTTCCAGTGGTCCTGAACAACCTGAGAGTCAACCTGTCCAGGAACACCAGGGGGCGCTGCAGGCACACTCCCCAGGTGGCAGCTCTGTCCTGGGGCCACGACCTGGAGCACACCTACCCTGCATCTGTGTATCACTACGACTACGTGCTGGCAGCTGATGTGGTCTACCATCACGACTTCCTGGACGAGCTCCTGTTCACCATGAAGTATTTCTGCAGGCCGGGAACGACTGTGATCTGGGCCAACAAGGTCAGGTTTGAGTCTGATCTGACTTTCACTGAGAACTTTAAAAAGGCTTTCCACACAAGCCTGCTGGCCGAAGATGGAGAGATGAAGATCTTCATGGCAACGTGTAGAGAAGAAGGTGACGTGGGGATGGAAATCCAAGATCGGCTGATAGAGACTGAGGATGGCAAgacagaggaggctgaggaagaggagggcaaagaagagaagaaaaacgaTAATGATGCAACAGAAGAACCTCATATGTCAGAGTCCGAAAGAGGAGACAATTTGACACACGAGTCTGATGAAAAGAAGGAGACGGAGGAGATAAAAGTCCTCAGAGATGATGACTAtaaagaggatgaagagaatAAGCCAGAGATCAATCATTCAAGCTGTTCATCCAGCTGTGAAGACATTACAA GACAAACAGCTGTGCAGCAGGACAGAGTGCCAACCTGGGTTCCCAGCATTAACAGCAGTTTTTGTAAAGATGTCTACCATTACGCAGGGCAGGACATTGTCATTTATGAGTCCATAGACTCATTTGGAGCTGTGATGTGGCCAGCA GCATTGGCCCTGTGCTCCTTCCTGGACAACAACAGGCACACGGTGAACATGCAGGGAAAGGAGGTCCTGGAGCTGGGAGCAGGAACAGGACTGGTAACCATTGTGGCCAGTTTGTTGG GAGCTTCAGTCACAGCTACAGACTTACCAGAGGTGTTGAGTAACCTCAGGGCCAATGTGATGAGGAACACCAGGGGGCGCTGCAGGCACACTCCCCAGGTGGCAGCTCTGTCCTGGGGCCACGACCTGGAGCACACCTACCCTGCATCTGTGTATCACTACGACTACGTGCTGGCGGCTGATGTGGTCTACCATCACGACTTCCTGGACGAGCTCCTGTTCACCATGAAGTATTTCTGCAGGCCGGGAACGACTGTGATCTGGGCCAACAAGGTCAGGTTTGAGTCTGATCTGACTTTCACTGAGAACTTTAAAAAGGCTTTCCACACAAGCCTGCTGGCCGAAGATGGAGAGATGAAGATCTTCATGGCAACGTGTAGATAG